From Saccharibacillus brassicae:
GATTCGACGAGAGAGATCATGAAACATACGACGCTGCTCGGCGCTTTGCGTAATTTCGATCTGTTCTCGACCGTGCGCGGAGCGATCGACAAACGGATCAGCAACAAGCAGTTCAGCGATATGCTGTCCTACTTTATCAAATATGTCGGTTCGTCGCCTTACGACGCGCCGGCCGTGTTGAACATGATGATCTATATGCAGCATGATCAGGGCGTCTGGTACGTACCCGGCGGGTTGAACAAACTGGCGGACGGTCTGGTGAAGTTGGCCGAAGAAGTCGGCGTCCAGTTCCATCTCGGAACCCCGATCGCCAAGCTGGAGAAGAAGAACGGCGAGATTACGGGAGCGGTGCTGCCGGACGGCACGAAGCTGACCGCGGACTATTACGTTTCCAATATGGAAGTCATTCCGGTGTACGAACGGCTGCTGGAAGAAGACAAAGATTTTGTCGGCAAATTGAAGAAAAAATTCGAACCGGCCAGTTCCGGCCTCGTTATGCATTTGGGCGTCAAGAAGAGTTATCCGCAGCTTCGCCACCACAACTTCTTTTTCGCGGAAAACATGAAGCAGCAGATGCAGTCGATTTTCCATCAGCATAGACTGCCGGACGATCCGGTCATTTATTTGGTCAACGTCAACAAGACGGATCCGTCGCAAGCTCCCGAAGGACACGAGAATATCAAAGTGCTGCCGCATATTCCTTATATTCAAGACGAGAAACCGATTACCGAACAGGAATACGAGCAGTTTGCCGAGCGTACGCTGATGAAGCTGGAGAGAATGGGTCTGGACGATCTGCGGGCCAACATCGTGACCAAAGACGTCTGGACGCCGGACAAGATCAGACAGATGTACGGCTCGGATCGGGGCGCTATCTATGGAACGTTGTCCGACCGCAAAAAAAATAAAGGCTTCAAACATCCGAAACAAAGCGAACGGTACAACAACCTGTACTTCGTCGGCGGAACGGTGAACCCGGGAGGCGGCATGCCGATGGTGACGTTGAGCGGCCAGCTGGTCAGCAAAAAAATCGTGCAAAGAGATTCCGGCCATGCCGGACAATGAACACCGCCTTCTGGAGACTTTACCGGACAGACAGCGGGCCGAACTTTTGTCCAAAGGAGTTCCTTCGAGCGAGCAGCGCAAAAAACGGCTGATCCAGCTGAAAAATATGCTGGTCGAGCACGAAAAAGCGTGGACCGATGCGCTGCATGCCGATTTGGGCAAACCGGCGTTTGAATCTTTTTCATCCGAGCTCGCCGTTCTGTTGAACGAAATCGATTACGTCTGCAAGCATATCGACAAATGGAATCGGCCCCGGAGATCCCGGCATCTCAAGCTGGGCTATATCCAATCGCTTCACAAAAAAAGACATCCGCACGGAAGCGTACTTGTGATCGGATCGTGGAATTATCCGGTCCAGCTGACGTTGATGCCGGTCATCGGAGCGATTGCCGGCGGCAACGCCTGCGTCATCAAACCGTCCGAATCCGCGCCGGCTTCGGCCGAACTGCTCAAACGGCTGATCAATCAACAGTTTCCGCCGGAGCAGCTGTACGTCGTGACCGGAGATGCGCAGACCGCCAAGCAGCTGACTTCGGCTCCGTTCGACCTGATCTTCTTCACCGGCAGCGGCGGAACGGGCAAAGCGGTAGCCGATCAGGCCGCCAAGCGGCTGACGCCGGTCATCCTGGAACTGGGCGGGAAAAATCCGTGCATTCTGGACGAAACAGGCTTTTCCGCGGCCGCTGTCCGGGATATCGTCTGGGGCAAATTTCTGAATGCCGGTCAGACCTGCATCGCGCCGGATACGCTGTATGTCCATCAGTCCGTGTACGAACAGACGCTGGACGAAATTTCCGCGGCGCTGACCGCTTTCTACGGCAAGCAGCCTCAGGCAAGCGCGGATTACGGCCGGATCTGTACCGAGAATCATTTTGACAAAGTGTCCGGGTTTATCGGGCAGGGCACCGTTCGGCACGGCGGCGCGTCCGATCGCGCCGAACGGTTCGTCGCGCCGACCGTGCTAACGGATATTCAACCGGGCAGCCCGGTGTTGGAAGAAGAGATTTTCGGGCCGGTTCTGCCGGTCATTCCGTATGCCGATCTGGAGTCTTTGCTGTCCGGCGGCAGCCTGCAGCGCGATGCGCTCACCGGCTACATGTTCAGTCAGAACAACGACCGCATTCGGCGGTTCAACGACTATATGCGCTCGTCGACGATCGGCGTCAATCAGGTGATCCATCATGCCGCGAGTCCGCATATCGCGTTCGGCGGGGTCGGCCGCAGCGGATACGGCGCTTACCACGGCAAAGCCGGGTTTCTGGCGTTCAGTTACGAGAAAACCAACTACCGAACGTATCATTATTTGCGTTTTCAAGGCAAATTTCCGCCGTATTCCGACACCAACCTGAGCGCGTTGAAAAAGTTAAGAAAATGGCTGCTGTAGGAAAAAGCACAAAGCAAATACGAGACGGAAATGAGGGTTCTTGGCATGAGTAAAAAGGTCATCGTCATCGGAGGAGGTGTAGCGGGGCTTGCTGCGGCTATCCGGCTGCAGCATGCCGGTTACCGGGTAGAGATCTATGAAAAAGGGTCCACGCCCGGCGGCAAAATGAATCGGATCGAACTGGACGGAGGCTACAAATTCGATTTGGGACCGAGCATCGTCATGATGCCGGAACTGTACCGGGAAATTTTCGAAGTGTGCGGCCGCAATCCAGAGGATTACATTCCGATGGAGCGGCTGGATCCGATTTACCGGGCTTATTTTAGCGATATTCCCGACCAGCCGTTCGATATTTCCTCCGACCTCACCAAGCTGACCCAAACGATCGAAGCGATGAGCGAAGAAGATACGGCCGGTTTTTTCCGATATTTGCATGAGATTTACCAGAAATTCATTATTGCCAAGCGTTACATTTTGCCAAGACCTTTCCGCAAACGGAGCGACTTTTATAACCTGGCGATGCTGAAAAAAGCGCTGAAGCTCAAACCGTACGACACCGCGGACAAATTTGTCGGTCGGTATATCAAAAACAAGCGATTGAGACAAATGATCAGTTTTCAAACGTTGTATATCGGCATCTCTCCGCTGACCAGCCCTTCTTTTTATACGATGATTCCGATGCTGCAATTTTTGTACGGAGTCTGGTTTATCAAAGGCGGCATGTATACGATGGCTTTGTCGATGGAACGGCTGTTCAAAGAGCTCGGCGGAGTCGTTCATTACGGGCAGGACGTGCAGCAGATCTCGATTCAGAACCAACAAGCGGAAGGAATCGTCGTGGGCGGGCAAAAGATCGCTTCGGATTACGTCGTGTGCAACGCCGATTTCCCGTACGCGATCAAGAATCTGGTGCAGGACAAGCCTTCCAAAGGCAAACATACCGACAAAAAAGTGGACAGCATGAAATATTCCTGTTCCTGCTTCCTGCTCTATCTCGGCATGGACCGAAAGTACGAAGAAATCGAACATGTGCACAATTTTATGTTCAACGAGAACCTCGACCAGAATCTCAAAGATATTTTTGACGGCAAAAAACTGACGAATGCTTCTTTCTACGTGTACATCGCTTCGAAAATGGATGCGTCTCTGGCGCCCGAAGGCAAAGAAGGGTTGTATATTCTGATGCCGGTATCGAACGTGGCCGAATCCAAGTACGAATGGAACGAAGAGACGGTGTCTTATTATCGCGGGTACATCCTGAACGAGTTGAAGAAGATACGCGGTTTTGAAAATATCGAGAACGAGATCGTAGCCGAAACGCATACGACGCCGCTGGATTTCAGTTCCAGGTTCAATGCGCATCACGGCGCCGCGTTCGGGCTGCAGCCTATTCTCAAGCAGAGCAACCACTACCGCCCGCAGAGCAAAGCGAGTGATTGCGAGCACCTGTACTTTACCGGAAGCAGCACGCATCCCGGCGCCGGCGTCCCGATCGTGCTTCTGTCGGCCCGCATCGCTGCCCAGGAATTGATCCAGGACGATACGGGCAATCTCTTCGATTATTCGGTGCAATGAAGAAGAGGATAATGAGGAACAAGGATAAAGAAAGGTGGGGAAAATCATAACGGTTGTGGACCTTATCAAACTTGGGATCGGACTTGCGGCAGTCTTGGCCGGCTTCCTCGTGTTCCGGTCGCTGCCGGTGCCGGCGTCTTCTTCCTCCGGTGCCGCGTCCGGCCTGCCGTTTCTGTCCA
This genomic window contains:
- a CDS encoding phytoene desaturase family protein; protein product: MKTTNKNVLVIGGGLGGLSAAISLAQAGYGVSLYEKNDHIGGKLNRLDQDGFGFDLGPSILTMPRVFEDLFTASGKSMQDYVRTEKLDHQWRSFFPDGNIIDLYEDLREMQEKNTVLSEKDMREYQDLLNYSKKLYDMTDKTYFKHGVDSTREIMKHTTLLGALRNFDLFSTVRGAIDKRISNKQFSDMLSYFIKYVGSSPYDAPAVLNMMIYMQHDQGVWYVPGGLNKLADGLVKLAEEVGVQFHLGTPIAKLEKKNGEITGAVLPDGTKLTADYYVSNMEVIPVYERLLEEDKDFVGKLKKKFEPASSGLVMHLGVKKSYPQLRHHNFFFAENMKQQMQSIFHQHRLPDDPVIYLVNVNKTDPSQAPEGHENIKVLPHIPYIQDEKPITEQEYEQFAERTLMKLERMGLDDLRANIVTKDVWTPDKIRQMYGSDRGAIYGTLSDRKKNKGFKHPKQSERYNNLYFVGGTVNPGGGMPMVTLSGQLVSKKIVQRDSGHAGQ
- a CDS encoding aldehyde dehydrogenase family protein, giving the protein MPDNEHRLLETLPDRQRAELLSKGVPSSEQRKKRLIQLKNMLVEHEKAWTDALHADLGKPAFESFSSELAVLLNEIDYVCKHIDKWNRPRRSRHLKLGYIQSLHKKRHPHGSVLVIGSWNYPVQLTLMPVIGAIAGGNACVIKPSESAPASAELLKRLINQQFPPEQLYVVTGDAQTAKQLTSAPFDLIFFTGSGGTGKAVADQAAKRLTPVILELGGKNPCILDETGFSAAAVRDIVWGKFLNAGQTCIAPDTLYVHQSVYEQTLDEISAALTAFYGKQPQASADYGRICTENHFDKVSGFIGQGTVRHGGASDRAERFVAPTVLTDIQPGSPVLEEEIFGPVLPVIPYADLESLLSGGSLQRDALTGYMFSQNNDRIRRFNDYMRSSTIGVNQVIHHAASPHIAFGGVGRSGYGAYHGKAGFLAFSYEKTNYRTYHYLRFQGKFPPYSDTNLSALKKLRKWLL
- a CDS encoding phytoene desaturase family protein codes for the protein MSKKVIVIGGGVAGLAAAIRLQHAGYRVEIYEKGSTPGGKMNRIELDGGYKFDLGPSIVMMPELYREIFEVCGRNPEDYIPMERLDPIYRAYFSDIPDQPFDISSDLTKLTQTIEAMSEEDTAGFFRYLHEIYQKFIIAKRYILPRPFRKRSDFYNLAMLKKALKLKPYDTADKFVGRYIKNKRLRQMISFQTLYIGISPLTSPSFYTMIPMLQFLYGVWFIKGGMYTMALSMERLFKELGGVVHYGQDVQQISIQNQQAEGIVVGGQKIASDYVVCNADFPYAIKNLVQDKPSKGKHTDKKVDSMKYSCSCFLLYLGMDRKYEEIEHVHNFMFNENLDQNLKDIFDGKKLTNASFYVYIASKMDASLAPEGKEGLYILMPVSNVAESKYEWNEETVSYYRGYILNELKKIRGFENIENEIVAETHTTPLDFSSRFNAHHGAAFGLQPILKQSNHYRPQSKASDCEHLYFTGSSTHPGAGVPIVLLSARIAAQELIQDDTGNLFDYSVQ